A DNA window from Hordeum vulgare subsp. vulgare chromosome 1H, MorexV3_pseudomolecules_assembly, whole genome shotgun sequence contains the following coding sequences:
- the LOC123421933 gene encoding uncharacterized protein LOC123421933, producing MTLTRRAALACRSARRLLSTSGQPRPAPSTLLGHFHHPMWPQDAEAFQLPPLAAPVFQPLTPSSPSLSIDFLPDVLDYALHDSHLGLVLLRRKPQFGTRGFLVCDPVSRRHAQLPPPPISSNNGGVVIGAALLSRAPSGGGLQFEILCVALEVDRPRAWIASYHDGRCRWAALAPSRGVTLDLDHTRFERVCVHAAGGMYWHVLHSPAVLALDTASCDFSFLPAPALMWGGDDGDHKYRIGEMPEDGRLCIASLERRHGLQICVRAQVGATGDNGWVLDRRVPMEEVLDTVPSLPKDRLLRHSRMWLGDMDAGRTGKVFINTIGFGNFSYDIIDHKLEPLTIEDGTTYGHPVFAYIPVPAPHSRST from the coding sequence ATGACCCTCACCCGCCGCGCCGCCCTCGCCTGCCGCAGCGCACGccgcctcctctccacctccggcCAGCCGCGGCCCGCTCCCTCCACCCTGCTCGGCCACTTCCACCACCCCATGTGGCCGCAGGACGCTGAGGCTTTCCAGCTGCCGCCGCTCGCCGCACCCGTTTTCCAGCCCCTCACACCATCCTCCCCGAGCCTCTCCATCGATTTCCTCCCCGACGTCTTGGACTATGCTCTCCACGACTCCCACCTCGGCCTCGTGCTCCTCCGCCGGAAGCCCCAGTTCGGCACCCGCGGGTTCCTTGTCTGCGACCCCGTCTCGCGCCGCCACGCGCAGCTGCCCCCGCCGCCCATCTCCTCCAACAACGGCGGCGTGGTCATCGGCGCCGCGCTCCTCTCCCGCGCCCCGTCGGGTGGTGGGCTCCAGTTCGAGATCCTCTGCGTCGCGCTCGAGGTCGACCGCCCGCGCgcgtggatcgcctcctaccacgACGGACGGTGCCGCTGGGCCGCGCTGGCGCCATCGCGAGGGGTCACGCTCGACTTGGACCACACCAGGTTCGAGCGGGTGTGCGTGCACGCCGCGGGAGGCATGTACTGGCACGTCCTCCACAGCCCGGCAGTGCTCGCGCTCGACACCGCCTCGtgtgacttctccttcctcccggcgCCAGCCCTCATGTGGGGTGGCGACGACGGCGACCACAAGTACCGCATTGGGGAGATGCCCGAGGATGGCCGGCTTTGCATCGCGTCGCTCGAGAGGAGGCACGGCCTTCAAATCTGTGTTCGTGCGCAAGTCGGCGCCACCGGAGACAACGGCTGGGTGCTGGACAGGCGCGTGCCCATGGAGGAGGTGCTGGACACGGTGCCGTCCCTGCCCAAGGATCGCCTGCTGCGCCACTCAAGAATGTGGTTGGGTGATATGGACGCAGGTCGAACGGGGAAGGTTTTCATCAACACAATCGGCTTCGGGAACTTCTCATACGACATAATCGACCACAAGCTGGAGCCTTTGACGATTGAAGATGGAACCACCTACGGTCACCCCGTCTTCGCTTACATTCCGGTCCCGGCTCCACACAGCCGCTCCACATGA